Proteins from a genomic interval of Oncorhynchus mykiss isolate Arlee chromosome 21, USDA_OmykA_1.1, whole genome shotgun sequence:
- the LOC110500278 gene encoding LOW QUALITY PROTEIN: kinesin-like protein KIF21A (The sequence of the model RefSeq protein was modified relative to this genomic sequence to represent the inferred CDS: substituted 1 base at 1 genomic stop codon), with protein sequence MSGQDESSVRVALRIRPQLAREKIEGCHICTFCMPAEPQVMLGKDKAFTYDYVFDMDSQQDIIYTHCTEKLIEGCFEGYNATIFAYGQTGSGKTYTMGTGFDVNISEEELGIIPRAVKHLFRGIEERRHSATEQGKPVPEFKINAQFLELYNEEVLDLFESTRDMDGKRQKSTIKIHEDASGGIYTVGVTTRTVTSEAEMMQCLKLGALSRTTASTQMNIQSSRSHAIFTIHLCQVRVCTPDDSESNETDGRLANGSSEINSEFETLTAKFHFVDLAGSERLKRTGATGDRAKEGISINCGLLALGNVISALGDRSKRSTHVPYRDSKLTRLLQDSLGGNSQTVMIACISPSDRDFMETLSCLNYANRARNIKNKVMVNQDKASQQISALRTDIARLQMELMEYKTGKRMVGEDGMESINDMAHENSMLQTENSNLRIRVKAMQETIDAQRARLTQYLSDQANQVLAKVGEGTEEIGNMIQNYIKEIEELRAKLLESESVNENLRKTLSRANTRSSLYAGGGSFSPAHFAPEIVASDIIEMAKKDLEKLKKKERKKKKSVVKEGVPDNEQEXGNDEAEGEDHVSDHEEGEELEGEEEEYEMEGEESSDESDSEELDEKEDFQADLANITCEIAIKQKLIDELENSQRRLHTLKQQYEQKLMMLQSKIRDTQLERDKVLHNMGSVETCTEEKAKKIKLEYEKKLSSMNKEMQKLQSAQKEHARLLKNQSQYEKQLKKLNQDVAEMKKTKVGLMRQMKEVQEKNRVSECRRNREIATLKKDQRKHEHQLRQLEAQKRQQDLVLRRKNEEVTALRRQVRPTSGKVNRKVSLPEPLQDPSHRGIPGRPHSAGAVAPNGTPRKYPLRTGSVYTTRTARVKWQSLERRITDIIMQRLTISNMEADMNRFLKQREDLTKRREKVSRKREKIATEGTDTDRSIQSLNEEMDALAANIDYINDSIADCQANIMQMEEAKEEGDTVDITAVISSCNLSEARFLLDHFLHMAINKGLQAAQKDSQVKMMEGRLKQTEINSATQNQLLFHMLKEKAELNPELDALLGNALQEIGYLLVGENGDDSSSDESSTPSPATEGSLLASDLLKLCGEAKPRKARRRTTTQMELLYADSGEFDSPTGDFSASLLPLAEAQEGTGDMGPVAGHLGDRELTVSPSALSTRIAGLSGVWSSMGAETRSLERSPRTPRRMLEKGGQPPLDVKEHTPMDPKGHPARETKSHIPTPTATEKTKITDTKPTMEESIIYQGQRGVINPVSSPKSSHAARLQCVYVAEGHTKPVMCVDCTDDLLFTGSKDRTCKVWNLVTGQEIMSLGDHPSSVVSVRYCSSLVFTVSTAYIKVWDIRDSAKCIRTLTSSGQVSTGDSCVSLRSLSIPPGENQINQISLNPTGSYLYSASGNLVRMWDLRKFVSTGKLTGHLGPVLCLTVDQMGNGQDVVLTGSKDHTLKMFEVTEGVQGSIVSCHNFEPPHQECIVSLAVQGNSLYSSSRDYCIKKWDLSRKRLVQQAASAHSDWVSALGVVPGCPVMLSADRGGLLKLWHADSLAPLGDLRGHDSPVNGLATNSSQLFTASDDRTVKIWQAKGSLEEGIH encoded by the exons GATTCGTCCTCAGCTGGCGAGGGAGAAGATCGAGGGATGTCACATCTGTACGTTCTGCATGCCCGCCGAGCCCCAGGTGATGCTGGGTAAAGACAAGGCATTCACTTACGACTACGTGTTTGACATGGACTCCCAGCAGGACATCATCTACACACACTGCACTGAGAAACTCATCGAGGGATGCTTCGAGGGGTACAACGCTACCATCTTCGCCTATGGACAG ACTGGTTCGGGGAAGACCTACACCATGGGCACAGGGTTTGACGTGAACATCAGTGAGGAGGAGTTGGGCATCATTCCCCGGGCAGTCAAGCACCTCTTCAGGGGCATTGAGGAACGACGGCACTCCGCCACAGAGCAGGGCAAGCCTGTACCCGAGTTCAAGATCAACGCACAGTTCCTGGAG CTGTACAATGAGGAAGTGTTGGATCTGTTTGAATCAACGCGGGACATGGATGGGAAGAGACAGAAGTCCACCATCAAGATTCATGAGGACGCTAGCGGAGGCATCTACACTGTGGGAGTCACCACGCGCACGGTCACCTCCGAGGCAGAG ATGATGCAGTGTCTGAAGCTGGGTGCTCTGTCCCGTACTACAGCCAGCACCCAGATGAACATCCAGAGCTCGCGCTCCCATGCCATCTTCACCATCCACCTGTGCCAAGTCAGAGTCTGCACTCCAGACGACAGC GAGTCCAATGAGACAGACGGCCGCCTGGCCAACGGTTCCTCTGAGATCAACTCTGAGTTTGAGACGCTGACGGCTAAGTTTCACTTTGTGGACCTGGCCGGGTCGGAGAGACTAAAGAGGACAGGAGCTACTGGGGATAGAGCCAAGGAAGGCATCTCCATCAACTGTGGACTG CTTGCTCTGGGTAACGTGATCAGTGCTCTGGGGGACAGGAGTAAGAGGTCCACCCACGTGCCTTACAGGGACTCGAAACTCACCCGGCTACTGCAGGACTCTCTGGGAGGAAACAG tCAAACGGTGATGATAGCGTGTATCAGCCCATCTGACCGGGACTTCATGGAGACACTGAGCTGTCTGAACTACGCTAACCGAGCCAGGAACATTAAGAACAAGGTGATGGTGAACCAGGACAAAGCCTCCCAGCAGATATCAGCTCTCAGGACTGACATTGCCAGGCTACAGATGGAACTGATGGAGTACAAGACG GGCAAGCGTATGGTGGGGGAAGACGGCATGGAGAGCATCAACGACATGGCCCATGAGAACAGCATGCTACAGACAGAGAACAGTAACCTGAGGATCAGGGTCAAGGCCATGCAGGAGACCATTGACGCCCAGAGGGCCAGACTCACACAGTACCTCAgtgaccaggccaaccaggttcTGGCCAAAGTGG GTGAGGGGACTGAGGAAATTGGAAATATGATCCAGAACTATATCAAAGAAATCGAGGAGCTCAG AGCCAAGCTCCTGGAGAGTGAGTCAGTGAATGAGAACCTCCGTAAAACCCTGTCCCGTGCCAACACACGTTCCTCCCTGTACGCTGGTGGGGGCTCCTTCTCCCCAGCCCACTTCGCCCCCGAGATAGTGGCTTCCGACATCATCGAGATGGCCAAGAAAGATCTGGAGAAACTcaagaagaaagagaggaagaaaaagaaGAG TGTGGTCAAGGAGGGGGTACCAGACAACGAACAGGAATGAGGCAACGACGAGGCTGAGGGG GAGGACCACGTCAGTGACcatgaggaaggagaggagctggagggagaagaggaggagtatgagatggagggagaggagagctcGGACGAGTCCGACTCTGAAGAACTGGATGAGAAAG AGGACTTCCAGGCGGATCTGGCCAACATCACGTGTGAGATCGCCATCAAGCAGAAGCTGATAGACGAGCTGGAGAACAGCCAGCGCCGTCTGCACACGCTCAAACAGCAGTACGAACAGAAACTCATGATGCTGCAGAGCAAGATCAGAGACACACAGCTGGAGAGGGACAAGGTGCTGCACAACATGG GCTCAGTGGAGACGTGCACGGAGGAGAAGGCTAAGAAGATTAAGTTAGAATATGAGAAGAAGCTGAGCTCTATGAACAAGGAGATGCAGAAGCTACAGTCAGCCCAGAAGGAACACGCACGCCTCCTCAAGAACCAATCACAGTACGAGAAGCAGCTCAAGAAACTCAACCAGGATGTGGCTGAGATGAAGAAAACAAAG GTGGGCCTGATGCGCCAGATGAAGGAGGTGCAGGAGAAAAACAGAGTGTCAGAGTGCCGACGCAACCGAGAGATCGCTACTCTGAAGAAGGACCAGCGCAAACATGAG CACCAACTGAGACAGCTGGAGGCTCAGAAGAGGCAGCAGGACCTGGTACTACGCAGGAAAAATGAGGAG GTGACAGCTCTGAGGAGACAGGTGAGGCCCACCTCagggaaggtgaacagaaaggtgAGCCTACCGGAGCCCCTCCAGGACCCTTCACACCGTGGCATCCCAGGCAGACCTCACTCTGCTGGGGCAGTAGCCCCCAATGGAACCCCAAG GAAGTACCCGTTGAGGACGGGGAGTGTCTACACCACCAGGACAGCCCGGGTGAAATGGCAGTCTCTGGAGAGACGCATCACTGACATCATCATGCAGAGGCTGACCATCTCAAACATGGAGGCTGATATGAACCGCTTCCTCAAG CAACGTGAGGACCTGACCAAGCGAAGGGAGAAGGTGTCTCGTAAGAGGGAGAAGATCGCCACAGAGGGGACCGACACGGACCGAAGCATCCAGTCTTTGAACGAAGAAATGGATGCCCTGGCGGCCAACATCGACTACATCAACGACAGCATCGCTGACTGTCAGGCTAACATCATGCAGATGGAGGAAGCGAAG gaggagggagacacagtGGACATTACCGCGGTGATCAGCTCCTGTAACCTATCAGAAGCCCGCTTCCTGCTTGATCACTTCCTGCACATGGCCATCAACAAG GGTCTGCAGGCGGCCCAGAAGGATTCCCAGGTGAAGATGATGGAGGGCAGGCTGAAGCAGACAGAGATCAACAGCGCCACTCAGAACCAGCTGCTGTTCCACATGCTGAAGGAGAAAGCTGAACTCAACCCTGAGCTGGACGCTCTGCTGGGCAACGCACTGCAAG AGATAGGTTACCTACTGGTGG GAGAGAATGGCGATGACAGCAGTAGTGATGAGTCCTCTACCCCCAGCCCAGCCACAGAGGGAAG TTTATTGGCCTCTGACCTCCTGAAACTGTGTGGAGAGGCCAAACCTAGGAAG GCACGCAGAAGGACAACCACCCAGATGGAGCTGCTGTATGCTGATAGTGGTGAATTTGACTCCCCTACGGGGGACTTTTCTGCCTCTCTGCTACCCCTGGCAGAGGCCCAGGAAGGGACAGGGGACATGGGGCCAGTAGCAGGACATCTCGGGGACAGGGAACTCACTGTGTCCCCCTCAGCACTGTCCACCAGGATAGCTGGACT TTCTGGAGTCTGGTCTTCGATGGGAGCTGAGACTAGATCACTGGAACGCTCACCTCGAACACCCAGGAGGATGCTAGAGAAGGGAGGACAACCCCCCTTAGACGTCAAGGAACACACACCTATGGACCCCAAAGGACACCCGGCACGAGAGACAAAGTCACACATACCCACGCCCACAGCCACAGAGAAGACCAAAATCACAGACACCAAACCAAC GATGGAAGAGTCGATTATATATCAAGGACAAAG AGGGGTGATCAACCCCGTGTCATCCCCTAAGAGCAGCCATGCTGCCAGACTACAGTGTGTCTATGTGGCTGAGGGACACACCAAACCTGTCATGTGTGTCGACTGCACTGATGACCTGCTCTTCACTGGCTCTAAAG ATCGTACGTGTAAGGTGTGGAACCTGGTGACTGGTCAAGAGATCATGTCTCTGGGAGATCATCCCAGCAGTGTGGTGTCTGTTAGATACTGTTCCAGCCTGGTCTTCACTGTCTCCACCGCTTACATCAAGGTCTGGGACATCCGAGACTCCGCCAAGTGCATACGCACACTCAC gtcGTCGGGCCAGGTGAGTACAGGGGACAGCTGTGTGTCTCTCAGGTCCCTGTCCATCCCTCCAGGAGAGAACCAGATCAACCAGATTTCTCTGAACCCTACGGGATCCTACCTCTACTCCGCCTCTGGCAACTTAGTCCGCATGTGGGACCTCAGGAA GTTTGTGTCTACTGGGAAGCTGACGGGTCACCTGGGTCCGGTCTTGTGTCTGACCGTCGACCAGATGGGCAACGGTCAAGACGTGGTCCTAACGGGGTCCAAGGACCACACCCTGAAGATGTTTGAGGTGACGGAGGGTGTCCAGGGCAGCATTGTGTCCTGTCACAACTTTGAGCCACCACACCAGGAGTGTATCGTCTCTCTggctgttcaggggaacagcctCTACAGCAGCTCCAGAGACTACTGCATCAAGAAGTGGGACCTGTCCCGGAAACGACTAGTACAG CAGGCGGCGAGCGCCCACTCTGACTGGGTAAGTGCGCTGGGTGTTGTGCCAGGGTGCCCGGTAATGCTGAGTGCAGACAGGGGAGGTCTGCTGAAGCTGTGGCACGCTGATTCCCTGGCACCGCTAGGAGACCTGAGGGGACACGACAGCCCTGTTAACGGATTGGCTACCAACAGCAGCCAACTATTCACTGCCTCAGA TGACCGGACAGTGAAGATTTGGCAAGCAAAGGGTTCTTTGGAGGAAGGCATCCATTGA